From a region of the Oceanotoga teriensis genome:
- a CDS encoding small multi-drug export protein yields the protein MEIIKYIGAAFSTWFIGFFPYFEIYIAIPAGFAAGLNWFDAFLWASLGNWMVIPFVDICYEWLMKFNFMKKIMEKSLNGKWENRIEKHGAWVILLLTPLAGVWTIGVIAKALKFNRAKLWIYSATSVGITGLIITILIINGITLNNS from the coding sequence TTGGAAATTATTAAGTATATTGGAGCAGCATTTTCAACTTGGTTCATAGGTTTTTTTCCTTATTTTGAAATTTATATTGCAATACCTGCAGGTTTTGCAGCCGGGCTAAATTGGTTTGACGCTTTTTTATGGGCTTCACTAGGAAATTGGATGGTTATTCCGTTTGTGGATATATGCTATGAATGGTTAATGAAATTTAATTTCATGAAAAAAATCATGGAAAAAAGTCTAAATGGAAAATGGGAGAATCGCATAGAAAAGCATGGTGCATGGGTTATACTTTTGTTAACTCCTTTAGCAGGTGTTTGGACAATAGGTGTTATTGCTAAAGCACTAAAGTTTAATCGAGCAAAACTTTGGATATATAGTGCAACTAGTGTTGGGATTACTGGATTAATTATTACGATATTAATTATAAATGGAATTACCCTGAATAATTCATAG
- a CDS encoding TetR/AcrR family transcriptional regulator, which produces MKTKDLIIEEFIKSFGENGFEGTSVDYLAKQVGIKKGSIYTHYSGKNEIFTIACEKILDKCIVAIKQLLEVERDKPLDEQLFILLKTVCLESDFLTADEIAFSKRVAILSSSELLSLVDKLLAKYDNFIDDTVSRIFIDCAKQKMLAEEEITSAISVYRMLLENLYIDSLANQNCNEKLNHLWRYFWKGVCS; this is translated from the coding sequence ATGAAAACAAAAGATTTAATTATTGAAGAATTTATAAAATCCTTTGGTGAAAATGGATTTGAAGGAACTTCTGTTGACTATCTAGCAAAGCAAGTTGGCATAAAGAAAGGTTCTATTTATACCCACTATAGTGGAAAAAATGAAATATTTACTATTGCCTGTGAAAAAATACTAGATAAATGTATCGTTGCTATAAAACAATTGCTTGAAGTAGAGAGGGATAAACCATTAGATGAACAACTTTTTATTTTGCTTAAAACTGTCTGTCTAGAAAGTGATTTTTTAACCGCTGATGAGATAGCTTTCAGCAAGCGCGTTGCAATTTTATCTAGCAGTGAATTGTTGTCGCTTGTAGATAAATTATTAGCAAAATATGATAATTTTATTGACGACACAGTATCACGAATTTTTATTGATTGTGCTAAACAAAAAATGTTGGCAGAAGAAGAGATAACGTCTGCCATAAGTGTATATCGTATGTTGTTGGAAAACTTATATATTGATTCATTAGCAAATCAAAATTGTAATGAAAAATTGAATCATTTATGGAGATATTTTTGGAAAGGTGTTTGCAGTTAA
- a CDS encoding ISLre2 family transposase, with protein sequence MNQIIAEIASILKDSETLLDSEIRLDQYLPKVMCELVSKAIEMIDLKLIHTYKEKGYDIQKTMKRTVQFSYGAVEIRRRRMRKDGEKSIVPLDEAIGLEEYIRYSPLVEMKAAKVASDGVYRKAADAINLLTPLQVSHTTVHKMVQKTGEKVQKWTDEAPSHIETPQKEKRKVPVLFIEGDGLLLKGRGEKNPELHRVQFHEGVTYVGKQKRPVLIGSQVFESTVSSKEAFKRAGQWLEAMYDIRETIIVSNSDGGSGYEKDKFEQIIGKCKKHEHFRDPYHVNEKINQRLSFDKPMIIEMRKAVSAYDKERVLSVLATTESRIEDEETRTEKEEHLRLLGAYLERNWESICPLKMRDLPVQNGIGICESNHRPYSYRMKRQGRGFSAKGAGNLASIISARKNGTLLEALRAELPAFEQTIVPEFKGAVRAVLKKIHRPSIGVKMGEIANYSSTSSPMGQLKKMFG encoded by the coding sequence ATGAATCAAATTATAGCAGAAATTGCCAGTATATTAAAGGATTCTGAAACATTATTAGACAGTGAAATACGATTAGATCAATACCTTCCAAAAGTCATGTGTGAGCTGGTTTCCAAAGCAATCGAGATGATTGATTTGAAATTAATTCATACTTATAAAGAAAAAGGATACGATATACAGAAAACAATGAAACGTACCGTTCAGTTCTCATACGGGGCTGTTGAGATTAGGCGACGACGCATGAGAAAAGATGGCGAAAAAAGCATTGTACCATTAGATGAAGCCATCGGCTTAGAAGAGTATATTCGCTATTCACCTTTAGTTGAAATGAAAGCCGCTAAGGTTGCCTCCGATGGTGTGTATCGCAAGGCGGCTGATGCCATTAACCTCTTAACTCCGCTTCAAGTAAGTCATACAACCGTTCATAAAATGGTTCAAAAAACAGGTGAGAAAGTTCAAAAATGGACGGATGAAGCTCCGAGTCATATTGAAACACCCCAAAAAGAAAAAAGGAAAGTGCCTGTGCTGTTTATTGAAGGCGACGGGTTATTACTAAAAGGAAGAGGCGAGAAAAATCCTGAGCTTCATCGTGTTCAATTTCATGAAGGTGTGACGTACGTAGGAAAACAAAAGCGACCAGTCCTTATTGGATCCCAAGTTTTTGAAAGTACAGTATCTAGTAAAGAAGCCTTTAAACGAGCTGGGCAGTGGTTAGAAGCGATGTATGATATTCGGGAAACAATCATCGTATCCAACAGTGATGGCGGCAGCGGGTATGAAAAAGATAAATTTGAGCAGATTATTGGAAAATGCAAAAAGCATGAACACTTTAGAGATCCCTACCATGTGAATGAAAAAATAAACCAACGGTTAAGTTTTGATAAGCCTATGATTATTGAAATGAGAAAAGCTGTGAGTGCCTATGATAAAGAACGTGTTCTTAGCGTATTGGCGACGACAGAAAGTCGCATAGAAGATGAAGAAACAAGAACTGAGAAAGAAGAGCATCTCCGTCTATTAGGGGCTTATTTAGAACGCAATTGGGAAAGTATTTGTCCCTTGAAAATGCGAGACTTACCTGTCCAAAATGGAATAGGTATTTGTGAAAGTAATCATCGTCCCTACAGTTACCGTATGAAACGCCAAGGGCGTGGATTTTCAGCCAAAGGAGCTGGAAACTTAGCTTCCATTATTTCAGCTCGTAAAAACGGAACTCTTTTAGAAGCTTTGAGAGCGGAACTACCTGCATTTGAACAAACCATTGTCCCTGAATTTAAAGGGGCTGTTAGAGCTGTTTTGAAAAAGATTCATCGTCCTTCTATAGGGGTTAAAATGGGTGAAATAGCTAATTATAGTTCCACATCAAGTCCAATGGGACAACTGAAGAAAATGTTTGGGTAA
- a CDS encoding heavy metal translocating P-type ATPase has translation MNTRWYKHPRTILLIIAATVTAFTLIAEIGFGLPEMWAIILYSIAIVVGGIYPARSAWVELRNGSPSINTLHIAAVIGAIYLGLWGEAAGLVVIFSLGELMESYASDKARNAIRALVELAPSEATVIRNGRQMRILTEQVEIRDIVLVRPGEKIPVDGVVTKGSTTVDQASITGESIPVSKQLGDEVFASTLNERGALEIEVTKLAQDTTLAQIIKLVEGAQMKKGKGQRFSEKFGAIYTPAMFVLAIIVAIVPPLFFGQPFDEWLYRALVVLVVSCSCGLVLSVPVAVVTGIGTAARSGVMVKGGIYIESAGSTQVVAFDKTGTLTVGKPSVTDLVTVSDLSNKQLLEIAGALEKQSEHPLADAIMEETLNKKITIPDVEEFDSLTGRGAKGKINGNNYYIGNPRLFNELKVNINKDHVMQIEKLQGQGKTVMLLGTANEVLGMIAVADRPKENAKQAIQSLKEAGVKKVVMLTGDNRLTGEAIGKELGVDEVRAELLPEDKINAVKELQKQYGQVAMVGDGVNDAPALAQADVGIAMGVQGTDVALETADIALMQDNLDQLVYTLKLSKKTVSKIDQNIAISLAIVAFLVVTALIGVMPLTLGLIINEGSALIIIANAMFLRRYQWKKEGIRTKNNASDIPLTNVE, from the coding sequence ATGAATACAAGGTGGTATAAACACCCAAGGACAATACTGTTGATTATTGCCGCAACCGTCACAGCATTTACACTGATTGCAGAAATTGGATTCGGTCTACCTGAAATGTGGGCGATTATTTTATATAGTATTGCAATTGTTGTTGGAGGGATCTATCCAGCAAGAAGTGCATGGGTTGAATTAAGAAATGGAAGTCCCTCCATTAATACATTGCATATTGCGGCAGTAATTGGAGCTATTTATCTAGGATTATGGGGAGAAGCTGCGGGGCTTGTCGTTATTTTCTCTTTAGGTGAATTAATGGAATCATACGCATCAGATAAAGCCAGAAATGCAATTAGAGCATTAGTTGAATTAGCCCCTAGTGAAGCAACAGTCATTCGAAATGGTCGTCAAATGCGTATATTGACAGAACAAGTGGAAATCAGAGATATCGTTCTGGTACGTCCCGGAGAAAAAATACCAGTTGATGGTGTAGTCACTAAAGGTTCAACTACAGTTGATCAAGCTTCCATTACTGGAGAGTCAATACCTGTATCAAAACAATTAGGAGATGAGGTATTTGCTTCAACATTAAATGAACGTGGTGCATTGGAAATAGAAGTGACTAAACTTGCTCAAGATACAACCCTAGCCCAAATTATTAAATTAGTAGAGGGCGCACAAATGAAAAAAGGGAAAGGACAGCGGTTCAGTGAGAAATTTGGTGCCATTTACACGCCAGCCATGTTTGTATTAGCGATCATTGTGGCTATTGTACCTCCCCTTTTCTTTGGTCAACCTTTTGATGAATGGTTATATAGAGCTTTAGTGGTACTAGTCGTTTCTTGTTCTTGTGGATTAGTACTGTCTGTGCCAGTCGCAGTCGTTACTGGCATTGGAACGGCAGCTCGAAGTGGAGTAATGGTTAAAGGCGGTATTTATATAGAATCAGCTGGTAGTACTCAAGTTGTGGCATTTGATAAAACAGGAACCTTGACAGTTGGAAAGCCTTCGGTCACGGATCTTGTAACGGTATCAGACCTTTCAAATAAGCAATTATTGGAGATTGCTGGTGCGCTTGAAAAACAATCCGAACATCCTTTAGCTGATGCGATTATGGAAGAAACATTAAACAAAAAGATTACAATTCCAGATGTAGAAGAATTCGATTCACTTACAGGTCGTGGGGCAAAAGGTAAGATTAACGGAAATAATTACTACATTGGAAATCCACGCTTGTTTAACGAATTAAAAGTAAACATAAATAAAGACCACGTCATGCAAATTGAAAAGCTGCAAGGACAAGGGAAAACTGTCATGCTCTTAGGAACTGCCAATGAAGTACTTGGGATGATTGCAGTAGCTGATAGACCCAAAGAAAATGCAAAACAAGCTATTCAAAGTTTGAAAGAAGCTGGTGTGAAAAAGGTTGTTATGCTAACAGGTGATAATAGACTAACAGGTGAAGCAATTGGTAAAGAACTTGGCGTTGATGAAGTAAGAGCAGAACTCCTTCCAGAAGATAAGATTAACGCAGTGAAAGAATTGCAAAAACAGTATGGGCAGGTAGCGATGGTAGGAGATGGTGTAAATGATGCACCAGCACTGGCTCAGGCTGATGTAGGTATTGCAATGGGAGTTCAAGGAACAGACGTTGCACTAGAGACAGCAGATATTGCTTTAATGCAGGATAATTTAGATCAACTAGTATATACACTAAAATTAAGTAAAAAGACAGTTTCTAAAATAGACCAAAATATTGCTATTTCGTTAGCGATAGTTGCGTTCCTTGTTGTGACTGCCTTGATCGGAGTCATGCCTCTTACATTAGGTTTAATTATAAATGAAGGAAGTGCCTTGATTATCATTGCAAACGCAATGTTCCTTCGTAGATATCAATGGAAAAAAGAAGGTATAAGAACTAAAAACAATGCAAGTGATATTCCATTGACTAATGTAGAATAA
- a CDS encoding IS3 family transposase, with protein MKKARGDRKRVDIKRARYEAEFQTISCLKEKGFKITLLCQVLGVSRAGYYKWLKRKPTAEEIRLNNIMKTIIDVNEEVNGIYGYRRMTIYLNHYCEEKANHKCVYRVMTHLGIKSVIRKKRYHYKPHKPQNVAENVLNREFKKMYKANEVLLTDVTELKYNNHSKAYLSAVLDYGEKKIIAWKLGISNNNHLVAETFKQIEGQLLPNKTLIHSDRGYQYTSHWFKEYIKRNEVIQSMSRPGYCIDNGPMESFWGILKDECYRRKHFETFEDLEDAINTYIEFYNSKRVSLSMGLKIPVNTK; from the coding sequence ATTAAAAAAGCTCGAGGAGATAGAAAGAGGGTCGATATTAAAAGAGCACGATATGAAGCGGAATTTCAAACCATCTCCTGCCTCAAAGAAAAAGGATTCAAAATAACTCTTTTATGTCAGGTATTAGGGGTTAGTCGTGCTGGATATTATAAGTGGTTAAAACGAAAGCCGACGGCTGAGGAAATACGCTTAAATAATATCATGAAGACAATTATTGACGTGAATGAAGAAGTTAATGGTATATATGGATATAGGAGAATGACGATTTATTTAAATCACTATTGTGAGGAGAAAGCTAATCATAAATGTGTATACAGAGTAATGACTCATTTAGGTATAAAATCAGTTATTCGTAAGAAACGATACCACTATAAACCGCATAAACCACAAAATGTAGCTGAAAATGTGTTAAATCGCGAATTCAAAAAAATGTATAAAGCAAATGAAGTCCTGTTAACTGATGTAACAGAATTAAAATACAATAACCACTCTAAAGCCTATTTGAGTGCAGTTTTGGATTATGGTGAGAAGAAAATTATTGCGTGGAAATTAGGAATTTCCAATAACAACCACCTCGTAGCTGAAACATTTAAGCAAATTGAAGGTCAACTGTTACCAAATAAGACCTTGATACATAGTGATCGTGGTTATCAGTATACTTCCCATTGGTTCAAAGAATATATAAAGAGAAATGAGGTTATACAAAGTATGTCGAGACCAGGCTATTGTATTGATAACGGGCCTATGGAAAGTTTCTGGGGCATCCTTAAGGATGAATGTTATAGAAGAAAGCACTTTGAAACTTTTGAAGACCTAGAGGATGCTATTAATACTTACATTGAATTCTATAACTCAAAACGGGTTTCTTTGTCTATGGGGTTAAAGATACCAGTGAATACTAAATAG
- a CDS encoding helix-turn-helix domain-containing protein yields the protein MNRKVYSADVLEKYILMFIKDGINYPTLVKEYGLSIHNTIFYQYVNKYRKYGLEALKPRKLNNIYSEEFKQKVVNAYLNDEGSLRDLTLRFNVPAVSTVSYWIMKYTEGKSSKSYSTKPEVYTMKMRKTTTSERIEIVKDCLSNNLSYVQTAKKYQVSYNNVYSWVQKYKKHGSEGLIDGRGRRKPSTIQTETEQLRTEIAALKAKNEYLKTENAVLKKLEEIERGSILKEHDMKRNFKPSPASKKKDSK from the coding sequence ATGAATAGAAAAGTATATTCTGCAGATGTGTTAGAAAAATATATTCTGATGTTCATCAAAGATGGTATAAATTATCCAACTTTGGTAAAAGAGTATGGGTTATCGATACATAATACAATATTCTATCAATATGTTAATAAATATCGAAAGTATGGTTTAGAGGCCTTGAAACCTAGAAAATTAAATAATATATATTCTGAAGAATTTAAACAAAAGGTAGTTAATGCTTATTTAAATGATGAGGGATCTCTTCGAGATCTAACACTAAGATTCAATGTTCCTGCTGTATCAACTGTAAGTTATTGGATAATGAAGTATACTGAGGGTAAAAGTAGTAAGAGTTACAGTACGAAACCCGAGGTGTACACTATGAAAATGAGAAAAACAACGACCAGTGAGCGAATAGAAATTGTCAAGGATTGTTTATCCAATAACTTATCATATGTGCAAACAGCCAAAAAATATCAAGTATCTTATAATAACGTTTACTCATGGGTTCAAAAATATAAAAAACATGGAAGTGAAGGCCTAATAGATGGGCGAGGACGCCGAAAACCTTCTACGATTCAAACTGAAACTGAACAGTTACGTACAGAAATAGCTGCTTTAAAAGCTAAAAATGAGTACTTAAAAACAGAGAATGCGGTATTAAAAAAGCTCGAGGAGATAGAAAGAGGGTCGATATTAAAAGAGCACGATATGAAGCGGAATTTCAAACCATCTCCTGCCTCAAAGAAAAAGGATTCAAAATAA
- a CDS encoding heavy-metal-associated domain-containing protein — translation MNSAKTDVLKVEGLDCPSCATTVEKALKKLKGIQSTEANFFAEKLTVTYDDSRVTLDDIADKLKKVGHPVVK, via the coding sequence ATGAATTCAGCAAAAACTGATGTTCTAAAAGTGGAAGGTTTGGATTGCCCTTCATGTGCAACAACAGTTGAAAAAGCTTTGAAAAAATTAAAGGGAATTCAAAGTACAGAGGCTAACTTTTTTGCGGAAAAATTAACTGTAACTTATGATGATTCCAGAGTAACTCTTGACGACATTGCTGATAAATTAAAAAAAGTAGGTCACCCTGTAGTTAAATAA